The following are encoded in a window of Panicum virgatum strain AP13 chromosome 5N, P.virgatum_v5, whole genome shotgun sequence genomic DNA:
- the LOC120675156 gene encoding putative receptor protein kinase ZmPK1, translating into MTFEIDRDHGRTHALFILAVDKACTSTPSSSRGEMGSRYRTCLAFILLLAVVPRPSVSAQQHTVGAGSSLSVEDRARPFLTSPDGTFSCGFQEAGENAFSFSIWYTGAAEKTAVWTANPGAPVNGRGSRISFRRDGGLALDDANGTTVWESTTSGGGTAALTISLLETGNLVISDPSTTVWQSFDWPTDTLLPSQQLTKRTKLVAGYFSLYYDNDNVLRLLYDGPEISSIYWPTPGNDPFKNGRTTYNSSRIGVLDDNGAFVSSDNLGVNASDLGPGVKRRLAIDPDGNVRIYSLNASTGGWTVTWAALAQPCSVHGLCGPNAVCEYQPSLRCSCAPGYEMVDPRDWRKGCRPMFSVTNCSLQQASPEQQPRYKFVKMPHTDFYGYDLWYYQSVTFQYCKKICSENCLCFGFSYRLQGQGVCYPKSLLFNGFTSSAFPGNIFIKLPMDFNTSSASPASARRSTTGIACDPTVPVIVKESPGTLGRPRNGAEWPYLFAFAGVLGVLDLIFIATGCWFLSSKQSIPSSLEAGYRMVTGQFRRFTYRELKGATGNFKEELGRGGSGVVYRGVLDEGKVVAVKKLTSVAGGDEEFWAEMTVIARINHINLVRIWGFCSQSRHKLLVYEYVENESLDRHLFDTDRAALPWRARYRIALGTARGLAYLHHECLEWVIHCDVKPENILLTREFDAKIADFGLAKLSKRDGAGGGFQLSHMRGTTGYMAPEWALNVPVDAKVDVYSYGIVLLEIVMGSRISDQTTAGGERLEMSQIARALRQVVASGDIVPLVDGRLQGNFNPRQALEMVRISLSCMEERSSRPTMDDIAQALTACDDEDEHPAYRS; encoded by the coding sequence ATGACCTTCGAGATCGACCGAGACCACGGTCGCACCCACGCGTTGTTCATTCTGGCCGTGGACAAGGCATGCACAAGCACACCATCGTCGTCTCGTGGAGAAATGGGAAGCAGATACAGGACCTGTCTAGCCTTCATCTtgctgctcgccgtcgtgccGCGCCCGTCGGTGTCGGCGCAGCAGCACACGGTAGGCGCCGGCTCCTCTCTGTCCGTGGAAGACCGCGCACGGCCGTTCCTGACATCCCCCGACGGCACTTTCTCGTGCGGCTTCCAGGAGGCCGGCGAGAACGCCTTCTCGTTCTCCATCTGGTACACCGGCGCCGCGGAGAAGACCGCGGTCTGGACGGCGAACCCCGGCGCCCCCGTGAACGGCCGGGGCTCCAGGATCTCGTTCCGCCGCGACGGTGGCCTTGCCCTCGACGACGCCAACGGGACCACGGTGTGGGAGAGCACGACGAGTGGCGGCGGCACCGCCGCCCTGACCATCTCCCTCCTCGAGACCGGCAACCTCGTCATCTCCGACCCGTCCACCACCGTGTGGCAGAGCTTCGACTGGCCGACGGACACGCTGCTCCCGTCGCAGCAGCTCACCAAGCGCACGAAGCTCGTCGCGGGCTACTTCAGCCTCTACTACGACAACGACAACGTGCTGCGGCTCCTGTACGACGGCCCCGAGATCTCGAGCATCTACTGGCCGACTCCGGGCAACGATCCCTTCAAGAACGGCCGAACAACCTACAACAGCTCGAGGATCGGCGTCCTCGACGACAACGGCGCGTTCGTGtcgagcgacaacctgggagtCAATGCCTCCGACCTCGGCCCCGGCGTCAAGAGACGGCTCGCCATCGATCCGGACGGCAACGTGAGGATCTACAGCCTGAACGCGTCGACCGGGGGCTGGACGGTGACATgggcggcgctggcgcagcCGTGCTCCGTGCACGGGCTGTGCGGCCCGAACGCGGTCTGCGAGTACCAGCCGAGCCTcaggtgctcgtgcgcgccggGGTACGAGATGGTGGACCCACGGGACTGGCGGAAAGGCTGCAGGCCCATGTTCAGCGTCACAAACTGCAGCCTGCAGCAGGCGTCGCCGGAGCAGCAGCCACGGTACAAGTTCGTCAAGATGCCGCACACCGACTTCTACGGCTACGATCTGTGGTACTACCAATCCGTCACGTTCCAGTACTGCAAGAAGATCTGCTCGGAGAACTGCCTGTGCTTCGGCTTCTCCTACAGGCTTCAAGGCCAAGGCGTCTGCTACCCGAAAAGCCTGCTGTTCAACGGCTTCACGTCTTCAGCGTTCCCCGGGAACATCTTCATCAAACTACCAATGGATTTCAACACCTCATCGGCGTCTCCggccagcgcacggcggagcACCACAGGCATAGCCTGCGATCCTACCGTCCCCGTGATCGTCAAAGAGTCACCAGGCACGCTCGGGAGACCCAGAAACGGCGCCGAGTGGCCGTACTTGTTTGCGTTCGCCGGAGTGCTGGGAGTTCTCGATCTGATCTTCATCGCGACGGGGTGTTGGTTCCTCTCCAGCAAGCAGAGCATACCCAGCTCGCTGGAGGCAGGCTACAGGATGGTCACGGGGCAGTTCAGGAGGTTCACGTACCGGGAGCTCAAGGGCGCCACGGGGAACTTCAAGGAAGAGCTCGGCCGGGGCGGCTCCGGCGTCGTGTACCGCGGCGTGCTCGACGAAGGGAAGGTGGTGGCCGTGAAGAAGCTGACCAGCGTGGCGGGAGGCGACGAGGAGTTCTGGGCGGAGATGACGGTGATCGCGCGGATCAACCACATCAACCTCGTCAGGATCTGGGGGTTCTGCTCCCAGAGCAGGCACAAGCTGCTGGTGTACGAGTACGTGGAGAACGAGTCCCTGGACAGGCACCTGTTCGACACGGATCGGGCGGCCCTGCCGTGGCGCGCGCGGTACAGGATCGCGCTGGGCACGGCCAGGGGCCTCGCCTACCTCCACCACGAGTGCCTGGAGTGGGTCATCCACTGCGACGTGAAGCCGGAGAACATTCTGCTCACCCGGGAGTTCGACGCCAAGATCGCCGACTTCGGGCTGGCCAAGCTGTCCAAGagggacggcgccggcggcggtttCCAGCTGTCGCACATGAGAGGGACGACGGGGTACATGGCGCCGGAGTGGGCGCTGAACGTGCCCGTCGACGCCAAGGTCGACGTCTACAGCTACGGCATCGTGCTGCTGGAGATCGTGATGGGGAGCCGGATCTCCGACCAGACGACGGCGGGCGGGGAGCGGCTGGAGATGTCGCAGATCGCCCGGGCGCTGCGGCAGGTGGTGGCGAGTGGGGACATTGTGCCTCTGGTGGATGGTAGGCTGCAGGGAAACTTCAATCCCCGGCAAGCCCTGGAAATGGTGAGGATTTCTTTATCGTGCATGGAGGAAAGGAGCAGCCGGCCGACCATGGATGACATCGCCCAGGCTCTCACGGCGTGCGACGATGAGGACGAGCACCCTGCGTACAGGTCATGA
- the LOC120675158 gene encoding putative receptor protein kinase ZmPK1: protein MEAGYRMVTSQFRMFTHRELREATGKFKEEIGRGGSGIVYRGVLDDKRVVAVKKLTNFSYSEELLAEMSIIGRINHMNLVRMWGFCSEGQHKLLVYEYVENESLERYLFGNVSSERLIAWSQRFKIALGTARGLAYLHHECLEWVIHCDVKPENILLTRDFEAKIADFGLAKLSKRDRSSFKLTHMRGTMGYMAPEWALNLPINGKVDVYSYGVVLLEIVTGSRISSGITADGREIELRQFVQGLKQFVESEDVKDIVDHRLQGHFNPEQAMIMLKVAIACLEERNSWPTMNDIVISLLACAEQDDHPAYSW, encoded by the coding sequence ATGGAGGCAGGCTACAGGATGGTAACAAGCCAGTTCAGGATGTTCACACACCGCGAGTTAAGGGAAGCAACAGGAAAATTTAAGGAAGAGATTGGAAGAGGGGGCTCTGGAATTGTTTACAGAGGGGTACTTGATGATAAGCGAGTAGTGGCGGTAAAGAAGTTAACAAATTTCTCATACAGTGAGGAATTGTTGGCGGAGATGAGTATCATTGGAAGGATTAACCACATGAATTTAGTAAGGATGTGGGGTTTTTGCTCCGAGGGTCAACACAAACTATTAGTGTATGAGTATGTGGAGAATGAATCACTTGAAAGGTATCTATTTGGCAACGTAAGTAGTGAGAGACTAATTGCATGGAGCCAGAGGTTCAAAATAGCATTGGGAACAGCAAGAGGCTTGGCCTACCTGCATCATGAGTGCCTTGAATGGGTAATCCATTGTGATGTAAAGCCAGAGAACATACTCCTGACCCGAGACTTTGAAGCTAAGATAGCAGACTTCGGACTAGCGAAACTCTCGAAGAGAGACCGTTCTAGTTTCAAACTCACCCACATGAGAGGAACCATGGGGTACATGGCACCAGAGTGGGCGTTAAACTTGCCGATCAATGGAAAAGTTGATGTCTACAGCTATGGTGTTGTCCTTCTTGAGATTGTTACAGGAAGTAGGATCTCAAGTGGGATAACAGCGGATGGCAGGGAGATCGAGCTTCGGCAGTTCGTGCAGGGCTTGAAACAATTTGTGGAGAGTGAAGACGTCAAGGATATAGTTGATCATAGACTGCAAGGTCATTTTAATCCAGAGCAAGCAATGATAATGTTGAAAGTTGCTATAGCTTGTCTTGAAGAAAGGAACAGCTGGCCTACAATGAATGATATTGTAATATCTCTATTGGCATGTGCTGAACAAGATGATCACCCCGCCTACTCATGGTGA
- the LOC120675157 gene encoding uncharacterized protein LOC120675157: MCEVVMAYQTMKQELKSFFGTNVSTLKEYVEVVDERLDDVFIGTYVGPAAVLNPRYAYTMEPTQQMFRGLKDTFQRMTDLQSAVQALQELDVFRQKIGEYSSDMAMRMAMDPKTSPSSWWMMFGSSTPKLQYLAMRLVSQCCSSSGCERNWSTFALLHTKVRNRLSHKKLNKLVYVNYNLRLRLEEVSGPLMREEGDFIDQLAHLSFYDEKNPVREWMEYGRSNRAPVLDEDDDDGDIPLPSHIVRDQINVSDLREATGNDSISDWARQNIGDTHLGKRKLHKGPKKGDSKRRKGKGTAKPVSSDTETDDGEGERSPPYQESEDSSSADDGDDGDGAQPNAGGGGSGADDAAGGSGHARGVRFTGETQFTHATQDTDHGAPQSQRRTGGPTDYDSPQNSSSSYSDSRHSFHYPIPDISMQPPTRWVYEWEDPHFYTMLVQEWQTTSAWTGQTWQHYKAELLRVRGIALMSTAEYQTASQMGVFPFLR, encoded by the exons atgtgcgaagtcgtgatggcctaccagactatgaaacaggagctgaagtctttctttggaacaaatgttTCCACACTGAAAGAGTATGTTGAGGTGGTGGACGAGAGGTTGGATGATGTGTTCATAGGCACGTATGTGGGTCCAG ctgctgtcctaaatccgaggtatgCCTATACGATGGAACCAACTCAACAAATGTTTCGTGGACTTAAGGATACATTTCAGCGCATGACGGATCTCCAGAGCGCCGTCCAGGCATTGCAGGAGCTTGACGTGTTTCGGCAGAAAATTGGCGAGTATAGCAGTGATATGGCAATGCGGATGGCGATGGACCcaaagacatccccat cgtcctggtggatgatgttcggatcaagtactccaaaactgcagtaccttgccatgaggcttgtttcacaatgttgttcatccagtggatgcgagcggaactggagtacttttgccttgctgcatacaaaggttcgcaatcggttgtcgcacaagaaacttaataagcttgtctatgtcaactacaatCTTCGTCTCCGACTCgaggaggtctccggcccactgatgcgtgaagaaggtgatttcattgaccagctagcccatctttcattctatgatgagaaaaatccggtgcgggaatggatggaatatggtagatctaaccgggctccagttctggacgaggatgatgatgacggcgacatccctctcccgtcccatattgtcagagatcaaataaacgtgtcagatctacgtgaggctacggggaatgattccatcagcgattgggcacgtcaaaatataggtgacactcacctagggaagagaaaGTTGCACAAGGGGCCTAAGAAGGGTGACTCGAAGCgtcgaaaaggcaaaggaacagcaaaaccagtgagcagcgacaccgagactgatgatggcgaaggtgagcgtagtcctccgtatcaggagtccgaggatagcagctcggccgatgatggtgatgatggtgacggtGCTCAGCCTAATGCTGGTGGTGGAGGTAGTGGTGCTGATGAtgctgctggtggtagtggtcatgctcgtggtgttcgtttcacag gggaaactcagttcacacatgctactcaggacaccgaccatggagcaccgcaatcgcagaggagaacaggtggaccgacggactatgacagtccacagaactcttcttcctcctacagcgattcgaggcactcttttcactatcccattcctgacatcagcatgcagccaccgacgagatgggtgtacgaatgggaagacccccatttttacactatgttagttcaggaatggcagacaacatcggcgtggacgggccaaacttggcaacactacaaggctgagctgcttagagtgcgaggtatcgctttgatgtccaccgccgaataccaaaccgcatctcaaatgggggtcttcccattcctacgttga